The Peribacillus simplex genome contains the following window.
TGTGCCGCAGTAGTTTCTATAGCAGTTTACACAGTTAATAAGAAAAATTTGGGATTTATGAAAAAGGTGCAAAAAGGAACATAGATATAAGGGAACACATGTAAAATGAATTCCATTTATGCAACCATGATCAGGAGTGAATTATCATGAGCAATTTTGTAACTTTGACGATAGCTTCAGAAGCGTTTCTCTTGCTATCCTTCATCATCATTTTTTTATCGGCCAGGAATGGGAAAAAGAATGCTCTCTTGGTTATCCTGTTCATCATTGGAGGTGCGCCGCTTCTATATCTAGCCATTGATCATGCGACCAGCGATTACTTGGACGCGAATATCGGATTGGGCCTTGCTTTTATGTTCACCTGGATATATAGCGTAATAGCTTTTATCATTGGCATCATTCTTTTAGTGAAAAAGAAAAATGATAATAATATTTCAAAAGAACAGTAATCATCACATTGGAAACTTAAATTAAATAATAATAAAAACGCTGAGGATACATGAGTATCCTCAGCGTTTCAGACTGTAGACAAACTCGAGGAAAACGAGTTTGTCTATTTTTTATGAGTTGTACAATTTGGCCGTTGATTTCCACTCCAGGCACTCGCTTTCCGCGGGCGGTCGGGGAGCCTCCTCGGCTTTCGCCTGCGGGGTCTCCCCTAGACGCGCTTTTCCCGCAGGAGTCTCGTACCTTCCGTTCCAATCAACTTTGTCTTATCTTTTAGATAAACACTTTTGCCCTGAGTCGCTTTTGTTTTAAAATAGAAGTATTAAAACTTGAGGTGATGAGGATGCTTTCGAAACATGACTCTATTCAGCGAGATCAACTTGAAATGATTACGTTAGATCAACTGGTGCCACCGAACCATTTGGTTCGTAAACTAGAGGCTGCCATTGACTTCACTTTCATTTATGACTTGGTGAAAGATATGTATTCAGAGGTAGGACGCCCAAGTATTGATCCAGTTATTTTAGTTAAACTGACATTCATTCAATATACCTTCGGTATTCGTTCCATGCGTAAAACGATTGAAGAAGTTGAAACTAATATGGCTTACCGTTGGTTCTTAGGCTATGGTTTCCATGATAAAGTACCTCATTTCTCTACGTTTGGGAAAAATTATGAGCGACGCTTTAAAGATACAGACCTGTTTGAACAGATTTTCTATCGTATTTTAATGACAGCTGCTAATAAAAAGTTAATAAGTGCTGAACACGTTTTCGTGGATTCCACACATGTGAAAGCCAGTGCGAATAAACGGAAATTTGAAAAGAAAATCGTTCGTAAAGAAACACGAGCGTATCAAGGGCGTCTTCAAGAAGAAATCAATCGAGATCGTGAAAACCATGGAAAGAAGCCTTTTCCATCAGATAAATTTGATAAAGAAGAGACCAAAGAGATTAAAGAAAGTACAACGGATTCTGAGAGTGGCTACTATGTGAAAGATGAACGAACAAAACAGTTTGCCTATTCATTCCACGCGGCCGCAGACCGCAACGGTTTTGTATTGGGAACGATTGTAACACCTGGAAATATACATGACAGTCAGATCTTAGAGCCACTAGTTGAACAAGTGATTGAGAAAATTGGAAAACCGGAAGCCGTTGCCGCAGATGCAGCTTATAAAACACCAGCGATTACAAGCTACCTATTTAACAAAGAAATCATACCGGCTTTACCTTATACACGTCCTCGCACCAAAGAAGGATTTTTCCGCAAACAGGACTATGTATACGATGAACATTTTGATTGTTACCTTTGTCCTTCGGGAGAGCTATTAAAGTACTCAACAACCAATAAAGAGGGCTATCGCGAGTATAAATCACCCAAACACACTTGTGCGACATGCTCATTTTTATCTCAGTGTACAGAAAGCAAAGACCATCAAAAAGTGGTGACACGGCATATTTGGCAAACACATGTGGAAGAAGCAGATCATCTGCGTCATCATCAAGATGTAAAAACTATATATGCGAAACGTAAAGAAACGATTGAGCGTGTATTCGCAGATGCAAAAGAAAAGCATGGTATGCGTTGGACAACTTTAAGGGGACTTAAAAAATTGTCGATGCAGGCGATGCTTACTTTCGCTGCCATTAATTTAAAGAAAATGGCCAATTGGACATGGGGAGGTCCAAAAATGGCCTAACATAGTGGGCTCGTAGAGCCCCAATCTCCTAACTTCAGGCAAAAATTCAAAGGGAATCTCAAAAAGGGGTTCGGAATTTTTTAATTCCGAACCCCTTTTGTCTACAAACTGAAACGCTGAGGATACATGAGTATCCTCAGCGTTTATTTGGGCTAATGTTTTAATAAAACATCCTGACTACTCGCATTTCTTAGGCAAAGAGGACCTTGGCGGGTCCAGGTTCTGGGTAGTCTAACTCCCAAAATATGCGTTTCCTAACTAAAGAATAGAAAATGGTAAAAAACGAATAGTAAATAAATAAAGAACCTAAATCTCATTCTTTGCATAGGGTAGGAGGGTATGGTATATTAATTTCTAGGAGGGATGGAAAATGGATGAAATACTGAATGGGCATGATTCGATGAACGAAGATGAATGCTGTACGACCTCTTCCCACGGCCGAAAGAGTCATCACTCGGATTCAGTAAAAAAGAATTTAACGACCCGGTTAAATCGTATCGAAGGTCAAATTCGCGGTATAAAGGGTCTTATTGAAAAAGATACGTACTGTGACGATGTGATTACCCAAATAGCTGCTACTCAAAGTGCAATGAATAGTGTGGCCAAGATTTTATTGGAAGGCCATCTTAGGAATTGTGTGGTTGAACGGCTGAATGATGGGGATACGGCGGTTATAGATGAAGTGCTTGTAACGATACAAAAATTAATGAAGAAGTAAAGGAGAAGTGGTTTTAAATGGAAAATGTAACATTGAATGTCAGTGGAATGTCTTGTGGTCATTGTGTGAATGCTGTTGAAGGTAATGTAGGAAAACTGGCAGGTGTTGAAAGCGTAAAAGTGCATTTGGAAGCAGGCAAAGTAGATGTAGCTTTTGATAAAGAAAGAGTATCACTTGAAAAAATAAAAGAAACAATCGATGATCAAGGCTACGATGTCGAGTAGACGAAAAAAGTGCTTCTAAGGCACTTCTTTTTTACAAAAAAATATACCCCATAGCGGTATGGGAAGGCGGGATGATGTGAGCAGCCATATACAAGAAACAAGTATGCAGATTTCAGGCATGACTTGCTCTGCCTGTGCAACCAGGATTGAAAAAGGGTTAAACAGAATGGAAGGCGTGGAGGAAGCCACCGTTAATTTGGCTCTTGAGAAATCAGTCATTAAATATGATTCAGAAAAATTAAGCAACAAGGACTTTGAAAAGAAAATTCAAGATCTTGGCTATGGTGTAGTGAAAGAGAAAAAGGAATTTACGATTACTGGCATGACCTGTGCAGCCTGTGCTACCCGAATTGAAAAAGGGCTAAATAAGTTGGATGGAGTGAGCCTGGCTATTGTGAATCTGGCGCTTGAAAATGCGACCGTCGAATATGATCCTTCCGAAGCGTCCCCAGTTGATATCATTCAACGAGTGGAGAAGTTGGGGTATGGGGCGATCATCAAGGAAGATAATATGGATTCAGTGGATTTCCGTCAGAAAGAAATTCAAAAACAAAAGAATAAATTCATCTTTTCCGTCATTTTATCTTTTCCATTGTTATGGGCAATGGTTAGCCATTTTAGTTTTACTTCGTTTATCTATATGCCTGATTTCCTCATGAATCCTTGGGTGCAAATGGCATTTGCCACCCCCGTGCAATTCATCATTGGAAAGCAGTTTTATGTTGGTGCTTATAAAGCCTTGAAAAATAAAAGCGCCAATATGGATGTATTGGTCGCAATGGGAACATCCGCTGCCTATTTTTACAGTGTCTATCAGGCGATCATTTCGATTGGATTCCATCACAGTACGGCACAACTTTATTTCGAAACAAGTTCGATTCTTATCACCCTCATTCTTTTAGGGAAGCTTTTTGAAGCAAAAGCAAAAGGACGTTCTTCCGAGGCCATCAAAAAATTGATGGGGCTTCAGGCCAAAACGGCATTGGTGTTAAGGAATGGTGAAGAGCGTGACATACCACTTGAATTGGTCATTGTAGGGGATACGGTTTTGGTAAAGCCGGGTGAAAAGATCCCTGTCGATGGAGTAGTGGTTGAAGGGAACTCTGCAGTCGATGAATCCATGTTAACGGGTGAGAGCATTCCGGTAGATAAAACAATCGGGGATACTGTGATAGGTTCAACATTGAATAAGAATGGTTTTCTCCAAATGAATGCGACGAATATCGGAAAGGATACAGCTCTTTCTCAAATCATTAAAGTCGTCGAAGATGCTCAAGGGTCCAAAGCTCCGATTCAAAGGCTTGCTGACCAAATTTCCGGTGTCTTCGTTCCTATCGTTGTCGGAATCGCCCTTTTAACTTTTCTTGTTTGGATTATAGTGGTTAGTCCTGGAGAATTCCTACCTGCTTTTGAAGCGATGATTGCAGTGCTAGTCATAGCTTGTCCCTGTGCTTTAGGTCTGGCCACCCCCACATCCATCATGGCAGGATCAGGGCGGGCTGCAGAATTCGGTATTTTATTTAAAGGCGGGGAGCATTTGGAAACCACTCACCATATTGATACGGTCATTTTGGATAAAACGGGAACGGTAACGAATGGCACCCCTGTGTTAACCGATGTCATCATCGAGAATGGAATGGAAGAAGATCAGTTTTTATCTCTTATTGGTGCAGTTGAAAAACAATCCGAACACCCTCTTGCCCAATCTATCGTTCAAGGAATTCAAGCAAGACAGGTATCACTTGCAGAGGTTGGGGAATTCGAAGCGATACCTGGTTATGGGGTGAGAGCTGTAGTGGATCAAAAGGAGCTATTCGTCGGCACGCGAAAATTGATGAAGCAAAATAACGTGGATATAACAAAGGCGCTAACAGCGATGGAAGAACTTGAAGAGCAAGGGAAAACCGCAATGCTCGCTAGCATTGAAGGTGAATATGCAGGCCTTATTGCTGTTGCGGATACGATAAAAGATACCTCGGTAACGGCTATAAAAAGGTTAAAAGCAATGAATATCCAGGTCATCATGATAACAGGGGATAATCAAAGGACAGCAAATGCCATCGGCAATCAAGTGGGCATTGACCAAGTGATTGCAGAAGTACTTCCTGAAGGGAAAGCAGAGGAAGTTGAAAAACTGCAGGCCGCCGGTAAAAAAGTGGCAATGGTCGGGGATGGGATAAATGATGCACCAGCACTTGCACTTGCTGATATAGGAATGGCTATCGGAACCGGGACGGACGTAGCCTTGGAAGCTGCTGATATCACTTTGATCCGAGGTGATTTGAACAGTATTGCAGATGCAATCCTCATGAGCAGGAAAACGATGCGAAATATCAAACAAAACCTATTCTGGGCATTTGCTTATAACGTAATCGGAATACCAATTGCGGCAATCGGACTGCTTGCCCCGTGGTTAGCGGGTGCTGCCATGGCTTTCAGTTCTGTATCAGTCGTTTTAAACGCACTGCGCCTTCAACGGGTAAAGCTATAAAAAACCATATAACTATAAAAAGAAGGCATTGGTAATTATCAATGCCTTTTTCTATCTTAATGACTAAATACCTTGAGAATTGGATTTGCCATTACATATAAAAAGCCGATAAATCCTTGGCAAGGGGACAATCGGCATTCATCTGGAAAATGAACTTTAGTATATTTACAGCGACTCCTACATGATGTTCCTTTATTATCGAGGTTGCCATGCCGAGCTTATTTTAAACAGTAAAATACAAAATCTGTAGGTACGCCACGCTCGCCTTGTTGATGGAGCATCGCTGACACATTACCCCGGTGATAGGTCCCATGGTTCACTACATGATGGATGAGGTCGGCAAGTACAAACTCACAAACCCCCATTTTGGGGTGTTCGGTTACAATGGTCCGTTCCAGATCAGGCTGCGTAGCAAGAAAATCATAATAATCCTTTGCAAGTCCATCATAGCACGATTCTAGTTCATTTATTGAAACTCCACCCACTTCTTCCCGCCGCCGTTCAACTTTCTTAAAAGTATCTTGAATGGTGCTTCCTTTCATTATCTCCAACCATGTGATATCTGTTGCG
Protein-coding sequences here:
- a CDS encoding IS1182 family transposase — its product is MLSKHDSIQRDQLEMITLDQLVPPNHLVRKLEAAIDFTFIYDLVKDMYSEVGRPSIDPVILVKLTFIQYTFGIRSMRKTIEEVETNMAYRWFLGYGFHDKVPHFSTFGKNYERRFKDTDLFEQIFYRILMTAANKKLISAEHVFVDSTHVKASANKRKFEKKIVRKETRAYQGRLQEEINRDRENHGKKPFPSDKFDKEETKEIKESTTDSESGYYVKDERTKQFAYSFHAAADRNGFVLGTIVTPGNIHDSQILEPLVEQVIEKIGKPEAVAADAAYKTPAITSYLFNKEIIPALPYTRPRTKEGFFRKQDYVYDEHFDCYLCPSGELLKYSTTNKEGYREYKSPKHTCATCSFLSQCTESKDHQKVVTRHIWQTHVEEADHLRHHQDVKTIYAKRKETIERVFADAKEKHGMRWTTLRGLKKLSMQAMLTFAAINLKKMANWTWGGPKMA
- a CDS encoding DinB family protein; this translates as MEKNRAKKMYDYHVWANQQVFQNLKQLPDGVYVDTIKSVFPSIKDVLVHLYATDITWLEIMKGSTIQDTFKKVERRREEVGGVSINELESCYDGLAKDYYDFLATQPDLERTIVTEHPKMGVCEFVLADLIHHVVNHGTYHRGNVSAMLHQQGERGVPTDFVFYCLK
- the copZ gene encoding copper chaperone CopZ; its protein translation is MENVTLNVSGMSCGHCVNAVEGNVGKLAGVESVKVHLEAGKVDVAFDKERVSLEKIKETIDDQGYDVE
- a CDS encoding metal-sensitive transcriptional regulator — its product is MNEDECCTTSSHGRKSHHSDSVKKNLTTRLNRIEGQIRGIKGLIEKDTYCDDVITQIAATQSAMNSVAKILLEGHLRNCVVERLNDGDTAVIDEVLVTIQKLMKK
- a CDS encoding heavy metal translocating P-type ATPase, whose translation is MGRRDDVSSHIQETSMQISGMTCSACATRIEKGLNRMEGVEEATVNLALEKSVIKYDSEKLSNKDFEKKIQDLGYGVVKEKKEFTITGMTCAACATRIEKGLNKLDGVSLAIVNLALENATVEYDPSEASPVDIIQRVEKLGYGAIIKEDNMDSVDFRQKEIQKQKNKFIFSVILSFPLLWAMVSHFSFTSFIYMPDFLMNPWVQMAFATPVQFIIGKQFYVGAYKALKNKSANMDVLVAMGTSAAYFYSVYQAIISIGFHHSTAQLYFETSSILITLILLGKLFEAKAKGRSSEAIKKLMGLQAKTALVLRNGEERDIPLELVIVGDTVLVKPGEKIPVDGVVVEGNSAVDESMLTGESIPVDKTIGDTVIGSTLNKNGFLQMNATNIGKDTALSQIIKVVEDAQGSKAPIQRLADQISGVFVPIVVGIALLTFLVWIIVVSPGEFLPAFEAMIAVLVIACPCALGLATPTSIMAGSGRAAEFGILFKGGEHLETTHHIDTVILDKTGTVTNGTPVLTDVIIENGMEEDQFLSLIGAVEKQSEHPLAQSIVQGIQARQVSLAEVGEFEAIPGYGVRAVVDQKELFVGTRKLMKQNNVDITKALTAMEELEEQGKTAMLASIEGEYAGLIAVADTIKDTSVTAIKRLKAMNIQVIMITGDNQRTANAIGNQVGIDQVIAEVLPEGKAEEVEKLQAAGKKVAMVGDGINDAPALALADIGMAIGTGTDVALEAADITLIRGDLNSIADAILMSRKTMRNIKQNLFWAFAYNVIGIPIAAIGLLAPWLAGAAMAFSSVSVVLNALRLQRVKL